From Thermococcus sp.:
CGCGTTCTCGGCTCTATTGAGCGGGCCACAAGCTCGGCCCTTCTCTTGGCTTCCTCGACGTTCTTGCCCCATGCAATAGCCACACCGAGTCTTCTCCCCGGGTAAGCCTCGGGCTTTCCGAAGAGCCTCACCGTTGCGTTGGGAACGCTCAGAGCCCTTGCCAGCCCGCGGAAGCGCGGGGAGTAACCGGAAGCGTTGGCCTTTATGACGTGGGTTGCCGCGGGCATGAACATCGGAAAGAGCCTGTAGCCGTCAACCCACTCCCCCGGGATTGGAAGCCCAAGGACGGCCCTCAGGTGGAGTCCGAACTCGGAGAAGCCGGTCGGGTGAGAAGCTAAAGTCACCATACCGGTATCATGGGGCCTCGGGGAAACTTCGTTCGCCCACACCTTATCACCCTTTACGAACATCTCGACGCCGAAGAGGCCGAGACCGCCTAAAACATCTGTTATGCGCTTCGCTATCCTGTAAACCTCCTTCTCGGCTTTCTCACTTATCTCCGCCGGCTGCCAGCTGGAATGATAATCGCCATCAATCTGGTAGTGGCCGACGGGTTTAGGAAAGGTCGTGACTATCTCCCCGTTCTCGTCGTAGTGCCTCACCGCTAACTCAGTGATTTCAACATCGAACTCGATGTGCTCCTCGACGATTATCTTGTCCGCACTACCGCGAGCCTTCTTCTTCGCCTCCTCCCATGCCTTCGGGATATCTTCTCTGCTTTTCACGAAGTAGGAGCCCTTTCCGGAGGAGCTCATTATCGCCTTCGTGTGGCACGGGTAGCCTATCTTTTCGCAGGCCTCGTAGAGCTCGCCGAGAGTTTCCGCGTAGGCGTAGCGCGACGTTGGAACCTTTGCCTCCTTCGCGAGGGTCTCTCTAGTGCGCTCGCGGTGCATGGCAATCCACGTTGCTTTCGCGTTCGGAACGACGAAGTAGCCGTCCTTTTCGAGCTCAAAGAGTGCATCGAGGTTTATTGCCTCTATCTCCGGAATTATTGCATCGGGCTTCTCCCTCTCGACGACCGAGAAGAGGAAGTCCGCCTTTCTCATGTCCCCCACATAAGAGCGGTGGGCGACCTGCATCGCCGGTGCGTTGGCGTATCTATCGACCGCTATCACCTCAACGCCGAGCCTTTGAGCCTCAATCGCTATTTCCTTCCCGAGTTCACCGCTTCCGAGGAGGATTATCTTTTGGGCGGAGTCGGTCATGGCCGTTCCGAGTTCATCTCTCAGGCCAACCATGAGCACCACCTCATTGATTGACGTTTAAATGTCAAAAATTGCATATATTTAAGCCTTTTTAAGCAGAAAAATGGCAAAACTTTTAAGCGATCATGCCAACTCCCCCCGGTGGTGCTCATGCTGACCTACGCTCAGGCGGGTGTTGACGATGAGAAGACTTCAAGGGCCTTGAGAAGTATAATCTCGCTCGCAAGGGCAACTTTCAAGTTCAGACGGGGGGAAATCGGTGAACCGGCCGGAGAGCTCGGTCACTACTCGGCTCTGCTCGACTTCGGAAGCTTTTATCTGGCAATGACGACCGACGGCGTTGGAACCAAGGTTCTCGTTGCGGAAGCCGTTGGAAAGTTCGATACGATTGGCATAGACATGATAGCCATGAACGTCAACGATTTGCTCTGCGTTGGGGCGGAACCGGTAGCTTTAGTTGACTACCTCGCCGTCAGGGAGCCCGACGGGAAGGTCTTCGCAGAGATTGCCAAAGGCCTCTACGAGGGGGCCAAGCAAGCTGGTATAGCGATTGTCGGTGGCGAGACGGCGGTTATGCCCGACCTCATCAACGGCTTTGATCTGGCAGGAACTGCAGTCGGAGTCGTTGAGAAGGGAAAAGTCATAACCGGCGAGAGGATAAGGCCCGGCGACGCGGTGATAGGAATTTCCAGCTCCGGAATCCACTCCAACGGTTTAACCCTCGCGAGGAAGCTTTTGGTTCCAAAATACGGCCTCGACTACGAGTATGAAGGCAGAAAGCTCTGGGAGTGGCTTTTAGAGCCCACGAGGATATACGTCAAACCCGTTTTGGAACTCCTTGAGAGCGTTGAGGTTCATGGACTGGCCCACATAACCGGCGGGGGACTGTTCAACCTGAAGCGCCTGACAAACTACGGGTTCTCTCTGGAGATGCCTCCCATCGGGGGAATCTTCAGGCTCATCCACGAGAACGGCGTCCCTCTGGAGGAGATGTTCCGCGTTTTCAACATGGGCACTGGAATGGTAGCGGTCGTTCCAGCGGAGGAAAAGGAGGAAGCCCTCGAAGTCCTCAACAGACACTACGAGAGCTTCGAGCTCGGGGTTGTTACAGAGGAAGCGGGGATAAGGGTGGAGAACTACGGAATAATTCTTTAAGCTCTCTTTCCAACCTTTTCCCGGTGATTCAATGGAGCTGACGGTCAAGAAGAAGGCCTTCCTTGAGAACCTGCCCGAGCTCGTTGATAAAGCTGTTAGCGAATACGGGACAAGGCTGAGAAAGATAGTGATAGAGGAAGACGAGAAAGGTTGCTACACTGTTCTAATCACGTACGACTCGGAGTTTCACCCGTGAGCCTCCTGTAGAGCTCTTCATAAGCCTTGACAAGGTCGCCCCTGTCGAAGCGGAAGACGTCCTTGTCGAGGCTCTTCTTTGTCTCCGCGTCCCAGAAGCGGCAGGTGTCAGGGCTTATCTCGTCGCCGAGGACTATCTCGCCCCTGCCGTTCTTTCCGAACTCCAGCTTGAAGTCCACCAAAATTATCCCCCTCTCCCTGAAGTACTCCCTCATGATTTCGTTCACCTTCAGGGCTGTTCTCTCCATCTCTCTTATCTCAGACTCGTCTATGCCGAGAATCCTCGCGTGGTAGTGGTTTATCATCGGGTCGTGGAGGGAGTCGTTTTTATAGTAAAGCTCAACTATTGGTTCTCTGAGCTCGGTTCCCTCATCGAGGGGCAGGCGCTTCTTAAGACTGCCGGCAACGACGTTCCTGACGACAACTTCGAGGGGGTACATGTCAAGCCTCTCGACGATTAGCCTGTTGTCGCCGGCTATACCAATGAAGTGGGTCTTTACGCCTTTCTCCTCAAGAACCCTGAAGAGGTGGGCGCTGATCTGGGCGTTGAGCCAGCCCTTACCTTTGAACTGGGCCTTCTTACTGCCGTCGAAGGCGGTTGCATCGTCCTTGAACTCCATTATTGCCTTTCCATCATCGAGCGGGATTATCCTCTTGGCCTTACCCTCGTAGACCTCCATGGGTTTCACCATTTTCATGTAAAATTCTGCGAGTTTTTAAGGATTTTTTTGACAGTTATAAGTCAACCACTGGGCAAGGTTTTTAAACTGAGATCTGTTAATAGTTTTAGAATTAAAGGTTAATATAGGCACGTAAACGTCAAAGGACGGTGTGGTCTTTGAGGGAGAAGTGCGGTATCTTTGCAACGCTTTCAGAGAACGCACCGAAAAAAGCTTACTACGCACTCATAGCCCTCCAGCACCGCGGACAGGAGAGCGCTGGGATAAGCGTCTGGAGGCACAGGATAAGGACGGTTTCCGGGCCGGGCCTCGTCCAGGACGTTTTCAGGGAGCCAATCTTAGCTAAGCTCAAATCGAACCTCGCGATAGCCCACGTCCGCTACTCCACCTCAGGCTCGCCCAACGAGGCCCAGCCGCTTGAAACGGAGTGCTGTGGGAAGAGAATAGCAGTTGCCCACAACGGAACCCTCACGAACTTCCAACCCCTCAGGGAGGAGTACGTGAAGAGGGGAGTTCGCTTCAAGCACTCGGTCGATTCCGAACTTCTCGGGATTTCCTTCCTCTGGCACTTGGAGGAAACCGGCGACGAGTTCGAGGCGATGAAAGCGGTTTTTGAGGAAGTTAAAGGCGCCTACTCGGTTGCCTTCCTCTTTGACGGGAAGATACTCGTCGCGAGGGATCCGGTCGGCTTCAGGCCTTTGAGCTACGGAACCGGGGACGGCCACTACTTCGCGAGCGAGGACTCAGCGTTGAGGCCCTTCGTGGACGAGGTTAGGGACGTCAAACCCGGCGAGGTCTTCCTCCTCGATGGGGACTCTGCCGAGAGCAGGGTTCTGGCCAAGGAGAGACACCACACCTGCGTTTTTGAGTACATCTACTTCGCGAGGCCGGACAGCAGGATAGACGGTGTAAACGTTTACTCAGCCAGGGTGAGGATGGGCGTAGAGCTCGCCAAGGAGAGCCCGGCCGAGGGGGACGTTGTTATAGCGGTCCCAGATTCCGGAAGGGCTTCCGCCCTCGGCTTTTCGATGGAGAGCGGGATTCCGTACGCCGAAGGGCTCATAAAGAACCGCTACATCGGGAGGACGTTCATAACGCCGGGCCAGTTCAACCGCGAGCTGAAGGTTAAGCTAAAGCTCTCTCCGGTCCGGGAGGTGGTTGAGGGAAAACGCGTCGTCCTCGTCGATGACTCAATAGTCAGGGGCACCACGATGAGGAGAATAGTTGCCATGCTCAGGAAAGCGGGAGCGAAGGAAGTTCACGTGAGGATAGCCTCGCCACCGATAAGGCATCCATGCTACATGGGGATAGACATACCGACGAGGCACGAGCTCATAGCGGCCTTTGGCGGTGTCGAAAAGGTTAAAGAGGCCATAGGTGCTGACAGCCTCTCTTATCTCAGCGTCGAGGGCCTGAAGAGGGCAGTCGGAAGGGAGGACCTCTGTCTCGCATGCCTCACGGGAGAGTATCCGGAGTGGGCGTTCAGGTTCTAGCGTATTTTTCCTTAAGGGCCTTCACGACTTCGTCACTGAAGTACACGCCCTTCGACCTGAGTTCTCGGAGCAAATCGCCCATGTCCTCATCAATGAGTCCTCTCCTCCAAGCAAGAAACAAGACCGCGAGGCTTCCCGTCACGTTAAGTCCGAGTGACTTGGCTA
This genomic window contains:
- the purT gene encoding phosphoribosylglycinamide formyltransferase 2, which gives rise to MVGLRDELGTAMTDSAQKIILLGSGELGKEIAIEAQRLGVEVIAVDRYANAPAMQVAHRSYVGDMRKADFLFSVVEREKPDAIIPEIEAINLDALFELEKDGYFVVPNAKATWIAMHRERTRETLAKEAKVPTSRYAYAETLGELYEACEKIGYPCHTKAIMSSSGKGSYFVKSREDIPKAWEEAKKKARGSADKIIVEEHIEFDVEITELAVRHYDENGEIVTTFPKPVGHYQIDGDYHSSWQPAEISEKAEKEVYRIAKRITDVLGGLGLFGVEMFVKGDKVWANEVSPRPHDTGMVTLASHPTGFSEFGLHLRAVLGLPIPGEWVDGYRLFPMFMPAATHVIKANASGYSPRFRGLARALSVPNATVRLFGKPEAYPGRRLGVAIAWGKNVEEAKRRAELVARSIEPRTRSSEWFDGGYEVRKHTT
- the purM gene encoding phosphoribosylformylglycinamidine cyclo-ligase; the encoded protein is MLTYAQAGVDDEKTSRALRSIISLARATFKFRRGEIGEPAGELGHYSALLDFGSFYLAMTTDGVGTKVLVAEAVGKFDTIGIDMIAMNVNDLLCVGAEPVALVDYLAVREPDGKVFAEIAKGLYEGAKQAGIAIVGGETAVMPDLINGFDLAGTAVGVVEKGKVITGERIRPGDAVIGISSSGIHSNGLTLARKLLVPKYGLDYEYEGRKLWEWLLEPTRIYVKPVLELLESVEVHGLAHITGGGLFNLKRLTNYGFSLEMPPIGGIFRLIHENGVPLEEMFRVFNMGTGMVAVVPAEEKEEALEVLNRHYESFELGVVTEEAGIRVENYGIIL
- the purC gene encoding phosphoribosylaminoimidazolesuccinocarboxamide synthase, with translation MEVYEGKAKRIIPLDDGKAIMEFKDDATAFDGSKKAQFKGKGWLNAQISAHLFRVLEEKGVKTHFIGIAGDNRLIVERLDMYPLEVVVRNVVAGSLKKRLPLDEGTELREPIVELYYKNDSLHDPMINHYHARILGIDESEIREMERTALKVNEIMREYFRERGIILVDFKLEFGKNGRGEIVLGDEISPDTCRFWDAETKKSLDKDVFRFDRGDLVKAYEELYRRLTGETPSRT
- the purF gene encoding amidophosphoribosyltransferase — translated: MREKCGIFATLSENAPKKAYYALIALQHRGQESAGISVWRHRIRTVSGPGLVQDVFREPILAKLKSNLAIAHVRYSTSGSPNEAQPLETECCGKRIAVAHNGTLTNFQPLREEYVKRGVRFKHSVDSELLGISFLWHLEETGDEFEAMKAVFEEVKGAYSVAFLFDGKILVARDPVGFRPLSYGTGDGHYFASEDSALRPFVDEVRDVKPGEVFLLDGDSAESRVLAKERHHTCVFEYIYFARPDSRIDGVNVYSARVRMGVELAKESPAEGDVVIAVPDSGRASALGFSMESGIPYAEGLIKNRYIGRTFITPGQFNRELKVKLKLSPVREVVEGKRVVLVDDSIVRGTTMRRIVAMLRKAGAKEVHVRIASPPIRHPCYMGIDIPTRHELIAAFGGVEKVKEAIGADSLSYLSVEGLKRAVGREDLCLACLTGEYPEWAFRF